From Haloglomus litoreum, the proteins below share one genomic window:
- a CDS encoding class I SAM-dependent DNA methyltransferase, translating to MTEALYAEYPAAYDALYADKPYAEEAGWVRSRFEETGNGGDRALVVGCGTGAHDGYLLDAGFDVTGIDRYEGMVQRAREKNPAARYTVDALPDLDVTGTYDLVWAPFTVVNHLPRDELGAAVRSMADRLAPGGLLLFDTLDVETEDGESPARLRAHPDPEGEGFYARLVQSYETGDARFRWDSLVLTPDGQWFVDRHTLTNFDPAFVAGVLAGAGLDPTVHDEWYGTDEVPGHAVFEGRRPATE from the coding sequence ATGACCGAAGCCCTCTACGCCGAGTATCCGGCCGCCTACGACGCGCTGTATGCCGACAAGCCGTATGCCGAGGAGGCTGGCTGGGTCCGCAGCCGGTTCGAGGAGACCGGGAACGGCGGCGACCGGGCGCTCGTCGTCGGCTGCGGGACCGGCGCGCACGACGGGTACCTCCTGGACGCGGGGTTCGACGTGACGGGCATCGACCGGTACGAGGGGATGGTCCAGCGCGCCCGCGAGAAGAACCCCGCGGCGCGCTACACGGTCGACGCCCTGCCCGACCTCGACGTCACTGGGACGTACGATCTGGTCTGGGCGCCCTTCACCGTCGTCAACCACCTGCCACGCGACGAACTGGGTGCGGCGGTCCGGTCGATGGCCGACCGGCTCGCACCCGGCGGCCTCCTGCTGTTCGACACGCTCGACGTAGAGACGGAGGACGGCGAGTCCCCCGCGCGCCTGCGAGCTCACCCGGACCCGGAGGGCGAGGGGTTCTACGCGCGCCTGGTCCAGAGCTACGAGACCGGCGACGCCCGCTTCCGGTGGGACTCGCTGGTGCTGACCCCCGACGGCCAGTGGTTCGTCGACCGGCACACGCTCACCAACTTCGACCCGGCGTTCGTCGCAGGTGTGCTCGCCGGGGCGGGCCTCGACCCGACGGTTCACGACGAGTGGTACGGGACTGACGAGGTTCCGGGGCACGCCGTGTTCGAGGGCCGGCGGCCAGCGACCGAGTGA
- a CDS encoding peroxiredoxin family protein, which yields MHPTEGDDAPGFEALLCDGETFRATALEDAAGDRGAVLVFFGFVFSAISDNWWRRYEAGGWHEFDEVPVYGVCRDGPYGINAFLRGIDSPFSVFADVDGEVADAYDLLVEREGMAGTKTPRRAVFVLDDEGVVQHAWSTDEWIHPVPVEELEESIEGL from the coding sequence ATGCATCCGACCGAGGGCGACGACGCGCCCGGCTTCGAGGCACTGCTCTGCGACGGCGAGACGTTCCGTGCGACGGCACTCGAGGATGCCGCCGGCGACCGTGGCGCAGTCCTCGTCTTCTTCGGCTTCGTCTTCTCGGCCATCTCGGACAACTGGTGGCGCCGGTACGAGGCCGGTGGCTGGCACGAGTTCGACGAGGTCCCCGTCTACGGCGTCTGCCGCGACGGCCCCTACGGCATCAACGCCTTCCTCCGTGGCATCGACTCCCCGTTCTCCGTCTTCGCCGACGTGGACGGCGAGGTGGCCGACGCCTACGACCTGCTGGTCGAGCGCGAGGGGATGGCGGGCACGAAGACGCCCCGGCGCGCCGTGTTCGTCCTCGACGACGAGGGCGTGGTCCAGCACGCCTGGAGCACGGACGAGTGGATCCACCCGGTGCCGGTCGAGGAACTGGAGGAGTCCATCGAGGGGTTGTGA